The Dermacentor albipictus isolate Rhodes 1998 colony chromosome 2, USDA_Dalb.pri_finalv2, whole genome shotgun sequence genome has a segment encoding these proteins:
- the LOC139046692 gene encoding uncharacterized protein, producing the protein MPMSCVAYGCSSRDSPSRTVQFFRFPSVKRDRQRREAWIRAVKRQDAQGRPWQPSAASRLCGKHFVTGAPSLSPRHPDFIPTLFVYTDQFRKKDAVDRHLRTAARSKRKKGAPPTAGTEVSGQGGTCKGHSDGEPDTSCVQGADSSFDEEGAADALLLLATSPMLTEPQEVLEPTPLSREENTDHLLTENVALQRKVRDLELQCRKLKRCTFSVDTIHKSSFKFYTGLQSKEQFEALFKHIEKNAERMVYWDGGKTQAKERQLSKREELFMVLYRLRTGVCAKEVARIFGISQSCLSRIFCTWVIFLDKELSALTRFPTLAEIKRHMPMAFSDFSNTRVILDCTEVRIQRPSKLQAQRHTFSSYKHYNTFKALVGVTPDGYVSFVPDLWGGHVSDSEVVEKSGLLGLLDAGDGVMVDKGFRLEGVFPPSIQIHMPPFKMGNQLSASDVIATRKIAGARIHVERVIRRIKEFHFLDKPLPINMLDIIDSIFRTCAFLCNFLQPIISINNENK; encoded by the exons atgccaatgtcgtgtgtcgcgtacggctgcagttcacgtgacagtcccagcaggacagtgcagtttttccgatttccgtcggtaaaacgagatcgacagcgccgtgaagcctggattagggctgtgaagcggcaagatgcgcaagggcgtccatggcagccgtcagcagcatctcgactctgcgggaagcactttgtgacag GGGCACCTTCACTGTCACCCAGACATCCGGACTTCATACCGACGCTGTTCGTGTATACAGACCAGTTCAGAAAGAAGGACGCGGTCGACCGCCATCTtcgtaccgcggcgcgttccaagaGGAAAAAAGGCGCTCCACCAACAGCAG GTACAGAGGTTTCAGGTCAAGGAGGAACTTGTAAAGGCCACAGTGATGGGGAACCAGACACGTCCTGTGTTCAGG GTGCAGACTCTTCATTCGACGAGGAAGGAGCAGCTGATGCACTCTTGCTGCTTGCAACATCCCCAATGCTCACTGAGCCACAGGAGGTCCTAGAGCCAACGCCCTTAAGCAGagaggagaacactgaccacctattaactgaaaatgtggcattacaacggaaagtcagggacctagaactgcaatgcagaaagctaaaacgctgcacgttttctgtggatactattcacaaatcgtcttttaagttttatacaggactgcaaagtaaggaacagtttgaagcactctttaagcacattgaaaaaaatgcagaacgcatggtttattgggatggaggaaaaacacaagcaaaggaaagacagctctCCAAGCGCGAAGAACTTTTCATGGTGCTGTATAGGCTCAGGACTGGTGTTTGTGCCAAGGAAGTGGCTAGAATCTTTGGAATTTCTCAGTCATGCCTTAGTCGCATCTTTTGTACATGGGTAATTTTTCTTGATAAAGAGCTCTCAGcattgacaaggtttcccacattagcagagatcaaaaggcacatgccaatggcattcagcgacttctcaaacactagagtcatccttgattgcacagaggtgagaatccaaagaccttcaaaactacaggcacagaggcatactttctcctcgtacaagcattataacacgttcaaagcacttgttggggtaacaccagatggctacgtttcatttgtgccagatttgtggggtgggcatgttagtgatagcgaagttgtCGAAAAATCGGGCCTACTGGGTTTATTAGATGCGGGGGACGGTGTGATGGTCGACAAAGGCTTTAGGTTGGAGGGCGTTTTTCCACCATCTATTCAAATCCACATGCCACCATTTAAAATGGGGAACCAATTGTCAGCTAGTGACGTGATTGCCACCCGAAAAATAGCTGGCGCTAGGATCCATGTTGAGCGAGTCATAAGACGTatcaaagaatttcattttttagacaaaccactgccaatcaacatgctcgacattattgacagcatttttaggacttgcgcctttttgtgcaattttctacagccaatcatttcaatcaataatgagaacaagtag